In the genome of Rhodoplanes sp. Z2-YC6860, one region contains:
- a CDS encoding aspartate dehydrogenase — MNQTRIAIAGLGAIGRAVARRLTDGLPGLSLACIATGNADKARTWLNEQKIDCPVVELEEFPKHADLAVECAPAALIERICRPMLEVGKQVMVLSCGALLPRQDLIDLAKAKGGRIIVPTGALLGLDAVAAAAEGTIHSVKMTTRKPPIGLVGAPHLVKNNISVEGLNTAKLVFSGTAREAAAGFPANVNVAAALSLAGIGPDRTMIDIYADPAMTRNCHTIEVDSDSARFTLSIENIPSENPKTGKNVALSVLAMLRKMHAPLAVGT, encoded by the coding sequence ATGAATCAGACCCGTATCGCCATCGCCGGCCTTGGCGCCATCGGACGCGCTGTGGCGCGTCGCCTCACCGACGGCCTCCCCGGCCTGTCACTCGCCTGCATCGCCACCGGAAACGCCGACAAGGCGAGAACCTGGCTCAACGAACAGAAGATCGACTGCCCCGTGGTCGAGCTCGAAGAGTTCCCCAAGCATGCTGACCTCGCGGTCGAATGTGCGCCAGCCGCGCTGATCGAGCGCATCTGCCGGCCCATGCTCGAAGTCGGCAAGCAGGTCATGGTGCTGTCCTGCGGCGCGCTTTTGCCACGGCAGGACCTGATCGATCTGGCCAAGGCCAAGGGCGGCCGCATCATCGTGCCGACCGGCGCATTGCTCGGGCTCGATGCGGTCGCGGCCGCGGCTGAGGGCACCATCCACTCGGTGAAGATGACGACCCGCAAGCCGCCGATCGGGCTCGTCGGTGCGCCCCATCTCGTCAAGAACAACATCTCGGTCGAGGGGCTGAACACCGCGAAGCTGGTGTTCAGTGGCACCGCGCGCGAGGCCGCGGCGGGCTTCCCGGCCAACGTAAACGTTGCGGCGGCGCTGTCGCTGGCCGGCATCGGCCCGGACCGCACCATGATCGACATCTATGCCGATCCGGCGATGACGCGGAACTGCCATACCATCGAGGTCGACTCCGACAGCGCGCGCTTCACGCTGTCGATCGAGAACATCCCGTCGGAAAATCCCAAGACCGGCAAGAATGTCGCGCTGTCGGTGCTCGCGATGCTGCGCAAGATGCACGCGCCGCTGGCGGTCGGGACCTGA
- a CDS encoding Bug family tripartite tricarboxylate transporter substrate binding protein, with amino-acid sequence MALKLMGLAVAGLVALTGSASAQNYPTRPVTMVIPFAAGGPTDVLGRVMAAKMSDPLGQQVVVENVTGAGGQTGSKRVTDAQPDGYNILIGTVGTHAQSQTLYKKPLYNASTDFAPVGLIAQVPIMLVARKDLPVKDFKEFVAYAKANQSKMQFGSAGAGSATHLGCVLLNYIIGVDITHVPYRGTGPALQDLAGGRIDYVCEIVTTAKPQVDGGTIKGLAMLDTKRSKALPDIPTAAEQGTKDLVAYTWNAIFMPKNTPDAIVKKVNSAMVEAMHSEVVKDKLGALGAEIVPDNQTSPEYLAKLVKDETEKWAKPIKASGVSVD; translated from the coding sequence ATGGCACTGAAACTGATGGGCTTGGCTGTGGCCGGCCTAGTCGCGCTGACCGGCAGCGCATCCGCACAAAACTATCCGACCCGCCCGGTCACCATGGTTATCCCGTTCGCGGCCGGCGGCCCGACCGACGTGCTCGGCCGGGTGATGGCGGCGAAAATGAGCGATCCGCTGGGCCAGCAGGTGGTCGTTGAGAACGTCACCGGCGCGGGCGGTCAGACCGGCTCCAAGCGCGTCACCGATGCGCAGCCCGACGGCTACAACATCCTGATCGGTACGGTCGGCACCCACGCCCAATCGCAGACGCTCTACAAGAAGCCGCTGTACAACGCGTCGACCGATTTCGCGCCGGTCGGCCTGATCGCGCAGGTGCCGATCATGCTGGTCGCGCGCAAGGATCTGCCGGTCAAGGACTTCAAGGAGTTCGTCGCCTACGCCAAGGCGAACCAGTCGAAGATGCAGTTCGGCTCCGCCGGCGCAGGCTCGGCGACGCATCTCGGTTGCGTGCTGCTCAACTACATCATCGGCGTCGACATCACCCACGTGCCGTATCGGGGCACCGGACCGGCGCTGCAGGATCTCGCCGGCGGACGTATCGACTATGTCTGCGAGATCGTCACCACGGCCAAACCGCAGGTCGACGGCGGCACGATCAAGGGGCTGGCGATGTTGGACACCAAACGCTCCAAGGCGCTGCCGGACATCCCGACCGCGGCAGAGCAAGGCACCAAGGATCTTGTCGCCTACACCTGGAACGCGATCTTCATGCCGAAGAACACGCCGGACGCCATCGTGAAGAAGGTCAACAGCGCGATGGTCGAGGCGATGCATTCCGAGGTCGTGAAGGACAAGCTCGGCGCCCTCGGGGCAGAGATCGTGCCGGACAATCAGACCTCGCCGGAGTATCTGGCCAAGCTCGTCAAGGACGAGACCGAGAAGTGGGCGAAGCCGATCAAGGCCAGCGGCGTTTCGGTCGATTGA
- a CDS encoding bile acid:sodium symporter: MLERAVAALTSILAWLGRQGTRAVAISIVLGIFLPPLGAIIRPYFPETVFALLVLAFLRVDPGALREQLAKPRLLVAAAIWTMLIVPLVAGLALSAIDLKATSPALLLALVINFVAPPIFASPALAALMGLNAAITLALLLVCIAVTPFLAPALVAMFAGSAVTFSPLSLGLRLVLMLAGAALTGVAVRAVAGKPWVERQAERIDGLNVIVLFLFAVALMGDVLSNTISQPLYVLGLLALGCLVTFGLYVLTALLLIRVDFHTAVPLAHAAASRNTGLMLAAAAGAVPELVWLYMALLQIPIYALPLVIKPLLRRFTQQPAA; the protein is encoded by the coding sequence TTGCTCGAACGCGCCGTCGCGGCCCTGACGTCGATCCTGGCTTGGCTCGGCCGCCAAGGCACCCGGGCGGTTGCCATCTCGATCGTGCTCGGCATTTTCCTGCCGCCGCTCGGCGCGATCATTCGCCCGTATTTTCCTGAAACCGTGTTCGCGCTGCTCGTGCTCGCCTTCCTGCGCGTGGACCCCGGCGCGTTGCGCGAACAACTCGCAAAACCCAGGCTGCTCGTCGCCGCCGCGATCTGGACCATGCTGATTGTGCCCCTCGTGGCGGGCTTGGCATTGAGCGCCATCGATCTGAAGGCCACTTCGCCAGCGCTCCTGCTGGCGCTGGTGATCAATTTCGTCGCGCCGCCGATTTTCGCTTCGCCGGCGCTTGCGGCGCTGATGGGCCTCAATGCCGCGATCACGCTCGCGTTGCTGCTCGTCTGCATCGCGGTCACGCCGTTTCTCGCACCTGCGCTCGTCGCGATGTTCGCGGGCTCGGCGGTGACCTTCTCGCCGCTGTCGCTTGGGCTGCGGCTCGTGCTGATGCTGGCTGGCGCGGCACTCACCGGCGTGGCCGTTCGCGCCGTTGCCGGCAAGCCGTGGGTCGAGCGTCAGGCCGAGCGCATCGACGGCCTCAACGTGATCGTGCTGTTTCTTTTCGCGGTCGCGCTGATGGGCGACGTGCTGAGCAACACCATATCGCAGCCCTTATACGTGCTGGGCCTGCTGGCCCTGGGCTGCCTCGTGACCTTCGGCCTCTACGTGCTGACCGCGCTGCTGCTCATTCGCGTCGACTTCCACACCGCGGTGCCGCTCGCGCATGCGGCGGCGTCGCGCAACACCGGCCTGATGCTCGCAGCCGCGGCCGGCGCCGTGCCCGAACTGGTCTGGCTCTATATGGCGCTGCTGCAAATTCCGATCTACGCGCTGCCGCTGGTCATCAAGCCGCTGCTGCGCCGCTTTACGCAGCAGCCGGCTGCGTGA
- a CDS encoding glutathione S-transferase family protein produces the protein MGVLIDGKWSDGELPQETSATGQFKRADSSFRDRITADGSSGFKAEPGRYHLYVAHGCPWAHRTLIYRALKKLDGLISVAYSIPGLKQQGWQFGDDPRYPDCIPDKVNGFEYLHQAYTAAKPDYTGKVTVPTLWDKKTKTIVNNESSEIIRMLNTEFNAITGDRADYYPEKLRAEIDAVNERVYHNVNNGVYRAGFAKSQAAYEEAYDGLFSTLDWLEERLSKHRYLVGSQITEADWRLFPTLVRFDVAYFSIFKCNRQRIADYPNLSNYMRELYQVPGVAGTVTPRYYVINYYSIPKVNPTLIIPKGTPVDLGQPHDRARLAA, from the coding sequence ATGGGCGTGTTGATCGACGGCAAATGGTCCGACGGCGAACTGCCGCAGGAGACCAGCGCCACAGGACAGTTCAAGCGCGCCGACAGCTCCTTCCGCGACCGCATCACGGCTGACGGCTCGTCGGGCTTCAAGGCCGAGCCCGGTCGCTATCATCTTTACGTGGCGCACGGCTGCCCCTGGGCACACCGCACGCTGATCTACCGGGCGCTGAAGAAGCTCGACGGCCTGATCTCGGTCGCCTACTCGATCCCGGGCCTCAAGCAGCAGGGCTGGCAATTCGGCGACGACCCGCGCTATCCCGACTGTATCCCCGACAAGGTCAACGGCTTCGAATATCTGCACCAGGCCTATACGGCCGCGAAGCCGGACTACACCGGCAAGGTCACGGTGCCGACGCTGTGGGACAAGAAGACCAAGACTATCGTCAACAACGAGTCGTCCGAGATCATCCGGATGCTCAACACCGAGTTCAACGCCATCACTGGCGACCGCGCGGACTACTACCCGGAGAAGCTCCGCGCCGAGATCGATGCAGTGAACGAACGCGTCTATCACAACGTCAACAACGGCGTGTACCGCGCAGGCTTCGCCAAGTCTCAGGCGGCTTACGAGGAGGCCTATGACGGGCTGTTCTCGACGCTCGATTGGCTCGAAGAGCGGCTGTCGAAACACCGCTATCTCGTCGGCTCGCAGATCACTGAGGCCGACTGGCGGCTGTTCCCCACGCTGGTGCGCTTCGACGTCGCCTATTTCTCGATCTTTAAGTGCAACCGCCAGCGCATCGCCGACTATCCGAACCTGTCGAACTACATGCGCGAGCTCTATCAGGTGCCGGGCGTGGCCGGGACCGTGACGCCGCGCTACTACGTGATCAACTACTACTCGATCCCCAAGGTGAACCCGACGCTGATCATCCCGAAGGGCACACCGGTCGATCTCGGCCAGCCGCATGATCGGGCAAGGTTGGCGGCGTAA
- a CDS encoding EF-hand domain-containing protein, with the protein MSVSSVGSSNAYVQWPFQTGSAGGSSDTSPTDALQSLYQALTGGNSSDPLIAALGQDGGSGDSGSSSNSAGMPQFSADTMSALLSMQSGQGGPAGDIAKDVIAKFDTNGDGQISQSEFEQAIGSGADQSGVDALFNKLDSNGDGSVSQDELQTAMQKAHGGGHGHHHHHAEASGDSSQQQGGGDPLQALLSGATADGTTSQTSSNPDGSSTTTITYADGTKLEMTTPAASSDSGNSSGSGSGNPNSFNLGSLLKMMVNLQAQLAPSTTNMSV; encoded by the coding sequence ATGTCGGTTTCATCCGTTGGTTCATCCAACGCATATGTGCAGTGGCCGTTCCAGACAGGCAGCGCCGGCGGCAGCAGCGACACAAGTCCGACGGACGCACTCCAGTCGCTGTATCAGGCCCTCACCGGGGGCAATTCCAGCGATCCGCTGATTGCGGCGCTCGGCCAGGACGGTGGTTCCGGCGATTCCGGGAGCTCCAGCAACTCCGCGGGCATGCCGCAGTTCAGCGCCGACACGATGTCTGCGCTGCTGTCGATGCAGAGCGGGCAGGGCGGTCCGGCCGGAGATATCGCCAAGGATGTGATCGCGAAGTTCGATACCAATGGCGACGGCCAGATCTCGCAATCGGAGTTCGAGCAGGCGATCGGCTCCGGTGCCGACCAGTCCGGCGTCGATGCGCTGTTCAACAAGCTCGACAGCAATGGCGACGGCTCGGTCAGCCAGGACGAGTTGCAGACCGCGATGCAAAAGGCCCACGGCGGCGGTCACGGCCACCACCATCATCATGCCGAGGCTTCGGGCGATAGCAGCCAGCAGCAGGGCGGCGGCGATCCGCTGCAGGCGCTGCTCTCCGGTGCGACGGCCGACGGCACCACCAGCCAGACCAGTTCGAACCCGGACGGCTCGTCGACCACCACCATCACCTATGCCGACGGCACCAAGCTCGAAATGACGACGCCAGCCGCGTCGAGCGACAGCGGCAACAGCAGCGGCTCGGGTTCCGGCAATCCGAACTCGTTCAATCTCGGTAGTCTGTTGAAGATGATGGTCAACCTGCAGGCCCAGCTTGCACCGTCGACCACGAACATGAGCGTGTGA
- the purB gene encoding adenylosuccinate lyase: protein MIPRYSRPDMVAIWSPETRFRIWFEIEAHAADAMAKLGMVPKAAAKKIWAKGKNAKFNVERIDEIERVTKHDVIAFLTHLAEIVGPEARFVHSGMTSSDVLDTCLNVQLTRAADILIDDVDKLLAALKRRAFEHKKTPTVGRSHGIHAEPTTFGVKLAVAYAEFTRARERLVAARKEVATCAISGAVGTFAQVDPRVEAHVAKAMGLKVEPISTQVIPRDRHAMFFATLGVVASSIERLAIEVRHLQRTEVLEAEEFFSEGQKGSSAMPHKRNPVLSENLTGLARMVRAYVNPAMENVALWHERDISHSSVERMIGPDATVTLDFALGRLTGLIDKLMVYPANMQKNLDRLGGLVHSQRVLIALTKAGMSREDAYKTVQTHAMQVWQGKGDFLTLLKSDPAVRKALSAKELEASFDLGYHLKHVDTIFKRVFGKN, encoded by the coding sequence ATGATCCCGCGCTATTCCCGTCCCGACATGGTTGCGATCTGGTCGCCGGAGACGCGGTTTCGCATCTGGTTCGAGATCGAAGCGCATGCGGCCGACGCCATGGCCAAGCTCGGCATGGTGCCAAAGGCTGCGGCCAAGAAGATCTGGGCCAAGGGCAAGAATGCCAAGTTCAACGTCGAGCGCATTGATGAGATCGAGCGCGTCACCAAGCACGACGTCATCGCCTTCCTGACACACCTGGCCGAGATCGTCGGCCCCGAGGCGCGCTTCGTGCACTCCGGGATGACGTCGTCGGACGTGCTCGACACCTGCCTCAACGTGCAACTCACGCGCGCCGCCGACATCCTGATCGACGACGTCGACAAGCTTCTGGCGGCGCTAAAGCGCCGCGCCTTCGAGCACAAGAAGACGCCGACCGTCGGCCGCTCGCACGGCATCCATGCCGAGCCGACCACCTTCGGCGTCAAGCTCGCGGTCGCTTACGCGGAGTTCACGCGCGCCCGCGAACGCCTGGTCGCGGCCCGCAAGGAGGTCGCGACCTGCGCCATCTCGGGCGCGGTTGGCACCTTCGCCCAGGTCGACCCGCGGGTCGAAGCTCATGTCGCCAAGGCGATGGGCCTCAAAGTCGAGCCGATCTCGACCCAGGTGATCCCGCGCGACCGTCACGCGATGTTCTTTGCCACGCTCGGCGTCGTCGCCTCATCCATCGAACGTCTCGCCATAGAGGTCCGCCATCTGCAGCGCACCGAAGTACTCGAAGCCGAGGAGTTCTTCTCCGAAGGCCAGAAGGGCTCTTCGGCGATGCCGCACAAGCGCAATCCGGTGCTGTCGGAGAACCTCACCGGTCTCGCCCGCATGGTGCGCGCTTACGTCAACCCGGCGATGGAGAATGTCGCGCTCTGGCACGAACGCGACATCTCGCACTCCTCGGTCGAACGGATGATCGGACCCGACGCGACGGTGACGCTCGACTTCGCGCTGGGGCGCCTCACCGGCCTGATCGACAAGCTCATGGTCTATCCCGCCAACATGCAGAAGAACCTCGACCGGCTCGGTGGTCTCGTTCACTCACAGCGCGTACTTATCGCGCTGACCAAGGCCGGCATGTCGCGCGAGGACGCCTACAAGACCGTGCAGACGCACGCGATGCAGGTCTGGCAGGGCAAAGGCGATTTCCTGACGCTGCTCAAGAGCGATCCCGCGGTGCGCAAGGCGCTGAGCGCCAAAGAGCTCGAGGCCAGCTTCGACCTCGGCTATCACCTCAAGCACGTCGATACGATCTTCAAGCGCGTGTTCGGGAAGAACTGA
- the rpe gene encoding ribulose-phosphate 3-epimerase — protein sequence MTRPLRIAPSILSSDFSKLAEEVRAVEAAGADWIHLDVMDGHFVPVITFGPEVVKAIRPVTQKVFDVHLMIAPVDPHLEAFAKAGADIITIHVEAGPHLHRSLQAIKALGKKAGVTMNPGTPVESIEHVIDLVDLVLVMSVNPGWGGQKFIPVAEEKIRRVKALVAGRPIDIEVDGGVTPENAALVTRAGANALVAGSAVFKGGPQSYRANIDAIRHAAALARGEAA from the coding sequence ATGACGCGTCCCCTTCGCATCGCCCCGTCGATCCTTTCGTCCGACTTCTCCAAGCTCGCCGAGGAGGTCCGCGCCGTGGAAGCCGCGGGCGCCGACTGGATCCACCTCGACGTGATGGACGGGCACTTCGTCCCGGTGATCACGTTTGGGCCCGAGGTGGTGAAGGCGATCCGGCCGGTCACCCAGAAGGTTTTCGACGTGCATCTGATGATCGCACCGGTCGATCCGCATCTCGAGGCCTTTGCCAAGGCGGGCGCCGACATCATCACCATCCATGTCGAGGCGGGCCCGCACCTGCACCGCTCGCTGCAGGCCATCAAGGCGCTCGGCAAGAAGGCCGGTGTCACGATGAACCCCGGCACGCCGGTGGAGTCGATCGAGCACGTCATCGACCTGGTCGATCTGGTGCTGGTGATGTCGGTCAATCCCGGCTGGGGCGGTCAGAAGTTCATTCCGGTGGCGGAAGAGAAAATCCGCCGGGTCAAGGCACTCGTGGCCGGCCGCCCGATCGACATCGAGGTCGACGGCGGTGTGACGCCGGAGAACGCCGCGCTGGTGACGCGGGCCGGCGCCAATGCGCTGGTTGCGGGTTCCGCGGTGTTCAAAGGCGGGCCGCAGTCCTACCGCGCCAACATCGATGCCATTCGCCATGCTGCCGCCTTGGCCCGTGGCGAGGCCGCCTGA
- a CDS encoding NAD(P)/FAD-dependent oxidoreductase: MTSGVLILGAGQAAAQLAISLRQDGYGAPIRMVGDEPYAPYQRPPLSKAYLKEKASIETLHLRAEHYWADHQVALELGVPVKAVELAGKQATLGDGRSFSYDTLVFATGTRARDLPLPGIKLDGVFSLRKIDDVRRLRPALDNARRIVIIGAGYIGLEVAAVLRQEGREATVVEAEARVMKRVAGEEVSAYFDKLHRSRGVEIRLGARLAAIEGEGRASGVALTSGEKIPADLVLVATGARANDDLAVAAGLPCEDGILVDDFARVAPDVYAIGDCARFVSHRYGRKIRLECVQNAVDQAKAAAASIIGKPVPYDPVPWFWSDQYETKLQITGLLDGYDASETVGNPTENKFSVEYKKAGKLIAVDAINDGRAHMLGRRRIAADLPERSGLLQSGSARE, encoded by the coding sequence ATGACAAGCGGTGTTCTTATTCTCGGGGCGGGGCAGGCTGCGGCGCAGCTTGCCATCAGCCTGCGTCAGGACGGCTATGGCGCGCCGATCCGCATGGTCGGCGACGAGCCGTACGCGCCCTACCAGCGGCCGCCATTGTCCAAGGCCTATCTGAAGGAGAAAGCGTCGATCGAGACGCTGCACCTGCGGGCCGAGCATTATTGGGCCGACCATCAGGTGGCGCTGGAGCTTGGCGTGCCGGTCAAGGCGGTCGAACTCGCCGGCAAGCAGGCCACGCTCGGCGATGGTCGGAGCTTCTCCTACGACACGCTGGTGTTTGCGACCGGTACGCGGGCACGGGATCTGCCGCTGCCGGGCATCAAGCTCGATGGCGTGTTCTCGCTGCGCAAGATCGACGATGTGCGGCGGCTGCGCCCGGCGCTCGATAACGCGCGGCGCATCGTCATCATCGGGGCGGGCTATATCGGGCTCGAGGTTGCAGCCGTGCTGCGCCAGGAGGGGCGTGAGGCGACCGTGGTCGAGGCCGAGGCGCGGGTGATGAAGCGCGTCGCTGGCGAGGAGGTCTCGGCCTATTTCGACAAGCTGCACCGCTCGCGTGGCGTCGAGATCCGGCTGGGCGCAAGGCTTGCGGCGATCGAAGGCGAGGGCCGCGCCAGCGGCGTGGCGCTCACGTCGGGTGAGAAAATCCCCGCCGATCTGGTGCTGGTTGCGACCGGCGCGCGCGCCAATGACGATCTCGCCGTCGCTGCCGGACTTCCCTGCGAAGACGGTATTCTGGTCGATGACTTTGCCCGGGTGGCGCCCGACGTCTATGCGATCGGCGATTGCGCGCGTTTCGTCTCGCACCGCTATGGACGCAAGATCCGCCTGGAATGCGTACAGAACGCCGTCGACCAGGCCAAAGCAGCAGCGGCTTCGATCATCGGCAAGCCCGTGCCTTACGATCCGGTGCCGTGGTTCTGGTCGGATCAGTACGAAACCAAGCTCCAGATCACCGGCTTGCTCGATGGCTACGACGCGAGCGAGACGGTAGGCAATCCGACCGAGAACAAATTCTCGGTCGAGTACAAGAAGGCCGGCAAGCTGATCGCGGTCGACGCCATCAACGATGGCCGCGCCCACATGCTCGGCCGTCGTCGGATCGCGGCGGATCTGCCGGAACGAAGCGGCCTGCTTCAAAGCGGAAGCGCGCGGGAGTAG
- a CDS encoding DUF4286 family protein codes for MRGESALLLWNDYRGSDEAAFHEWYNRRHIPERVPGLPGFLRARRFAALSGGPKFIALYDLASAAALTTLPYRALLDNLDSESRHFVPQFGNASKTILSVVARADYGEGAVLAAIGFDAPHMSTSGEAIARLVQRDGIVAAHLLRLDAAAKTSAKPTRPDDLALPFVLLVEATSEQNVAGLQADECLGLPRDTVVPLRQGVFRLIFTSLP; via the coding sequence ATGCGCGGCGAAAGCGCGCTGCTGCTCTGGAACGACTATCGCGGCAGCGACGAGGCTGCCTTTCACGAATGGTACAACCGCCGCCACATCCCGGAGCGGGTGCCGGGCCTGCCCGGCTTCCTCCGGGCGCGGCGGTTTGCGGCGCTCAGCGGCGGACCGAAGTTCATCGCGCTGTATGATCTCGCATCGGCGGCAGCGCTCACGACGCTGCCGTACCGCGCACTGCTGGACAATCTCGATTCCGAGAGCAGGCATTTCGTGCCGCAGTTCGGCAATGCCTCGAAGACAATCCTGTCGGTCGTCGCGCGCGCGGATTATGGCGAAGGCGCGGTGCTCGCGGCGATCGGTTTCGACGCGCCGCACATGTCAACGAGCGGAGAGGCCATCGCTCGGCTGGTCCAGCGCGACGGCATCGTGGCCGCGCACCTTCTGAGGCTCGATGCCGCGGCCAAGACCAGCGCCAAGCCGACCCGGCCGGACGATCTGGCGCTGCCTTTCGTGCTGCTGGTCGAAGCCACATCCGAGCAGAATGTCGCAGGCCTGCAAGCCGACGAATGCCTCGGTCTCCCGCGCGACACCGTTGTGCCGCTGCGCCAGGGCGTCTTCCGGCTGATCTTCACGAGCCTGCCGTAG
- a CDS encoding carboxymuconolactone decarboxylase family protein yields MAKKRAAKKATKAAKRPSYRLTEIGDEQMSAVQKSLRDAIYSGPRGIRKKLTGPFQIWLNAPDLGMLAQAVGAHVRYKTSLSPRQSETAILATAHLWKAHYEWVAHAPQAEKAGVSPETIKAIQAGRTPKSAKKDELAILDFVKELYKTRRVSDKTYKKLHGLFGDAGMVELVGICGYYALISMTLNVFRAEIPAEMPLPFKEP; encoded by the coding sequence ATGGCCAAGAAGCGTGCTGCCAAGAAGGCAACCAAGGCTGCCAAGCGCCCGAGCTACCGGCTCACGGAAATCGGCGACGAGCAGATGAGCGCCGTGCAGAAATCGCTGCGCGACGCGATCTATTCGGGCCCCCGCGGCATCCGCAAGAAGCTCACCGGTCCGTTCCAGATTTGGCTGAATGCGCCCGACCTCGGCATGCTCGCCCAAGCGGTCGGCGCTCACGTGCGCTATAAGACCTCGCTGTCGCCGCGGCAATCGGAGACCGCGATCCTTGCCACCGCGCACTTGTGGAAGGCGCATTACGAGTGGGTGGCGCATGCGCCGCAAGCCGAGAAGGCCGGCGTCAGCCCCGAGACCATCAAGGCGATCCAAGCCGGCCGCACGCCGAAGTCCGCGAAGAAGGATGAGCTCGCCATCCTCGATTTCGTGAAAGAGCTCTACAAGACCCGCCGCGTCAGCGACAAAACCTACAAGAAGCTGCACGGCCTGTTCGGCGACGCCGGCATGGTCGAGCTCGTCGGCATCTGCGGCTACTACGCGCTGATCTCGATGACGCTCAACGTGTTCCGTGCCGAGATTCCGGCCGAGATGCCGCTGCCGTTCAAGGAGCCGTAA
- a CDS encoding lactonase family protein: protein MKAQFLKAQVFAIMMSLDVSSSVTAGTFVYVSNADDGDIGIYAAQADGSLKPGQRFKAAKLVMPMAVSPDKRFLIAAARSKPYQAHSFSIDKASGALNPVGAGPLAESYPYITFDRTGRFLLGASYGAHQVGVNPVGADGKVGEPIQVIPTARNAHSIRIDNTNRFVFVPHLGTDQVFQFVFDETTGRLTANTPPVLQLKQGTGPRHIVVSADNRFAYLLSEMVGTVTTLALDASTGALKEIDSVSVLPADTKLGPGLPRGAVGAPGAPQRNTDNDIWASDLHLTPNGRFLYAAERTSSTIAAFRVDQASGKLTYLGSTPTEKQPRGFNIDPAGRFVVVSGELSDMIASYAIDADTGVLKPVGRYPTGKGSNWVEIVAFE from the coding sequence GTGAAAGCGCAGTTTCTTAAAGCGCAGGTCTTTGCAATCATGATGTCACTCGACGTCAGCTCATCCGTCACCGCAGGCACGTTCGTCTACGTTTCCAATGCCGACGATGGCGACATCGGGATTTACGCGGCCCAGGCGGATGGATCATTGAAGCCGGGACAGCGTTTCAAGGCGGCGAAGCTGGTCATGCCGATGGCCGTCAGTCCGGACAAGCGTTTCCTGATCGCCGCGGCCCGCTCGAAGCCGTACCAGGCCCACAGCTTTAGCATCGACAAGGCCTCCGGGGCGCTCAACCCCGTCGGCGCTGGACCTTTGGCGGAAAGCTATCCGTACATCACGTTCGATCGAACCGGACGGTTTCTGCTTGGTGCGTCCTATGGCGCCCATCAGGTCGGTGTGAATCCGGTTGGCGCGGACGGCAAGGTCGGCGAGCCCATCCAGGTGATCCCGACGGCGCGAAATGCGCACTCGATCCGCATCGACAACACCAACCGCTTCGTGTTCGTGCCGCATCTTGGCACCGATCAGGTGTTCCAGTTCGTCTTCGACGAGACGACCGGACGGTTGACGGCCAACACCCCGCCGGTCCTTCAGCTCAAGCAGGGCACCGGGCCGCGCCACATCGTCGTTTCCGCGGATAACCGCTTCGCCTACCTGCTCAGCGAGATGGTCGGCACGGTGACGACGCTGGCGCTTGACGCCAGCACCGGCGCGCTCAAGGAGATCGATTCCGTGTCGGTCTTGCCGGCGGACACCAAGCTTGGCCCCGGCTTGCCGCGCGGCGCCGTCGGTGCGCCCGGCGCGCCGCAACGGAACACCGACAACGACATCTGGGCGTCCGATCTGCATCTGACGCCGAACGGCCGCTTTCTCTACGCCGCGGAGCGTACGTCGAGCACGATTGCGGCCTTCCGCGTCGATCAAGCGAGCGGCAAGCTCACCTATCTGGGCAGCACGCCGACCGAGAAGCAGCCCCGCGGATTCAACATCGATCCCGCCGGCCGCTTTGTCGTCGTGTCCGGTGAACTGTCGGACATGATCGCATCCTACGCGATCGACGCCGACACGGGTGTGCTGAAGCCTGTTGGACGCTATCCGACGGGCAAGGGCTCGAACTGGGTCGAAATCGTCGCGTTCGAATGA